CCACTTGATATCCCGAATTTTTCTCCAAACCCTTTATAGCCTGTCATGCTGATAAGATCAAAAGATTCAAACGTGCCTAATATGTCAAAAAAGGGTGATATATTATTACTCTGATCGTTCATGGAGTGAACAAACCGGAAGTAGGACAGCTGTATACTGGTATCCCAGTCAATCTTATCCCAGGAAAATTTCAGCAGATAGTCCTTGGGGAGGTTATTCAGCATGGTATATCTGCCGTAAAAATGCACATCTTCGTAAATTCTTTGCCACAGGCTGACACCAATCTCATCATCGCTCTCCACGTCACCCATAATACGTATATAATCAAGGTTTGTGCGGGTATCTACAAACGGGCGGGCAGCCACTCCTCCACCTGCAACAGAATCAAAATAGGTATCTTCATATTGCGATACCCTCAGGCCTCCAAAGGCATACGTCGCAACAGGGCCGATCTGCTGTTCATACCGTACGCCATCAAATAAAATCGTCTCAACAGAATACTGATATTGCCGTCCAACTCTGAGGCTGGAATTATTTATGACTGGATTTTTTATATCTGCATATAAATAATAAAAACGCCCATTGATACTGTGGTCATAGGTATCAAGAATGTCTCGAAATGCCCCGTCTTTCGGTTCATGACCATCAATATCCTCGGACAATCTTCCGGAACCCGCAATTGTCACCTTATCTTTGAAAAAACTCTTCGTCCTGAAACGGAGATACTGATACAGGTCCTGGTCATCCTCATCTCCCGCCCAGCGGCCTTCATACTGCGCCTTTAAATTGCCAGACACAAAATTGCTGTAGGTAAATCCTGCTGTTTCTGTTACCCCTGTTATGAGCTTGCTCAAATCGTCTGTTTGCGCAAAAAGCGCAGAGGTAATAAACAGGGCAGAAAAGGCGGCAATCAGGGATATTTTCAGTTTCAAATAATTGTTATGCATTTCGCATCAGATTCTTTACTCGCTTCTTGTGAGACTTTTTGGCCATTTGTTTAACAATTGGGTATTATATTAGCATTGATTTTTCTTTAAGCAAGGAATTATTTATAGCCTCTTTATAGACAAGGACAGAAAGAATATGGCAATCTCTGTAGATTTTATCTATAATTCAACGCGCTGCCACACGGAAGGAAACACGGCAAAAGCAAATAAAACAAATTTACGTAAAACTCTTTTCTTGGGAAATGAAGTCAATGCAGTTTGGCACGTTTGAAATCTTCTCTGTTTCCGACAGCCCAATATGTCTGGACGGAGGAGCAGTTTTTGGCATCGTGCCTCGCGTATTCTGGGAAAGAATCTATCCGCCGGACGATAAACACAGAATACAGGTTTCACTCCAATCGCTCCTCGTTGTGACAAAAAGACATACCATACTCATTGATACCGGCGTGGGGTCAAAGCTTGACGCGAAATATTACAAAATCTATGGTATTGATAAAAATATCACTTTGTTGAAATCTTTATCCCGATTGGGTTATCAGCCACAGGATATAGATATCGTCATTAACACCCATCTTCACTTTGACCACGCGGGCGGAAATACGTATATTCGTGATGACGGAAAGACACAACCAACCTTTCCCAAGGCGACCTATTTCATCCAGAAAGGAGAGATGGACGATGCCTTACATCCCAATGAGAGAACGAGGGCAAGTTATCTACCGGATGATTTTGTGCCCATTGCCGACTCCAGACAACTTGGGATGGTAGATGATGAAACGGCAGAGGTGGATAAGGGTGTATCCCTCATAAGAACAGGAGGACACACCCGACAACACCAATGTGTAAGGATTGAATCCGAAGGGCAAACGGCCTTTTTCCTTGCCGACCTTGTTCCAACCGTTGCCCACCTGCAGCTTCCTTACATTGCGGGGTATGATTTGTACCCCTTAACAACCCTGGAACAGAAAAGGAACATCTTAGAACAGGCGCACAAAGAGCGTTGGCTCCTGATCTTCCAGCACGATCCGAAGACGCTGATGGGTTATCTGAAGAAAACGGAAAAAGGATTTGAGATTGAAGAGGGAAAGACCTGTTGAATGCGCATGTTTCCGAAAATTTTATAACACCTTTGAAATTCTTATACAGTTCAATTATTCTCCTTCAAATACGTCTTTAAGGCCTTTCTCGATTCTTTGTCTACCAGTGAAAACATCTTATGCAAGGTGTCTTTTGTAAAAACCCTGGAATGACCTTTTAATTTTATGAGCTCAAATTTATAGGCGTCACGAAGACTATAAAACCTGCGATACAGTGCGGCATTCCTTAATTCCTTATTCTTTCCCATACTTTTAAAACCAAAACGCTCTAATCTTTCCCTTCTATCCTGCAAACCTACAATATTCCGTGAATCCGTGTATACGGTCAGATTATCGCACAAATCAAATTCCTTATAATTTTTTCCAATATCTTCCAGCGCCCACAATAGCGTTTCGATTTCCAGCTTTGTGGATGAAGTTGATTGAAACTTCTTCAGTTTTACTTCACTTTCTATAAAATCGTTCTGATCTATACCTAAGCGTAATTCTGAAACAATCACATAAGCACCAAATCCCAACCTCAACTTTGGATTTAAGCTTACATCGGTAAAAAGAGCGAACTTGTTCATACCGGTGTTTTCACAGTGTTCATATTAATACGGGACAAATCCATATTTCCAAGCAGGATACGCTCGGATGCCATTGGAATTCCAGTAAAATGACCACCCTGGTATCCCAATGCCTCTGCTACCGGAAGATATTTAGCATTTTCCCGTTCAAATAGGTATTGCTTCAGCTGCAATAATCTTTCTACTGAAGAATTGCATATTAAAAGATCTGATAAATCTATTGTTGTGTTCTTACCATATTTGATCAGTGCATGTATAACTTCTAGTTTCTCAAACTGAATAATTGGCATCATTGTTAATTTTTCCAGAGCCTTAATTATTTCTTCTCTACCACAATCATACACAGAATCCAAAACCCAAATCAACTCAAGCACCACTGCTAAAGAGCCTAAAATAATAATGATTTATACAACTTGTCTGTCATTTTAAACCATTACTACCCATATCACTATTGCTTGATATTTACTTTGATTATTATTCCCAATCCTTTATTTTCCTCTCACCCATTTTTGCAGTATTTCAGCGATTTTTTCTGCCTGTTCCTTGCCGGAAATATTAAATTTTGACTGCTGCCGGTATTCGCCCTTTATCTTACGATACCGGCGAACCGTAAATTTGTCTTCACTATACGCTTCTTTTTTTGGTTCCCATTGTTGATATTTAAAGAGAATAGTTGTCCACGCGCCTTTCGTAAGGACTTCTTTCTCTAATTCCTTTACAACCAAAATGTCCTCTTCTTTATAGTCTATAGTAATATCATCAATAGTATTAAACATTTTCACTCCTCAAATTCAGGTTTTGTCCAGTTGAACAGACACTGCCACCGGCTTTGAAATGCTATTAAAGACCGGCGAGTATTTCTGTGCCATCTTTATGAGCTCCTCTTTCTTGTCCACAGAAAGGTCCGCATCAATTTTAAAATACACACTGATTTTCTGATACTCCACAGGAACGTCTTCCGATATGCCAAGGAAACCGCGAAGATCCAAATCGCCTTCAAATCTAGATTCCACACCCTTTATCTCGATTCCCTTAGCGGCTGCATGAGCTACAAGGCTTGTCGTCAGACAACCTGACAGGGCAACAAGAAGATACTCGACGGGATTCGCGCCAAGGTTCCTCCACGCCGGACCCGGAGGCTCCATCAGTTCAAAAACCATTGGTTCTCATGAGGCGTCCTCCTTTTTCAGCTCCGTAAAAATCTGAAACTGTTGCGCGATTATGCGTCCATCTACCCATTTATTCGTCGCCCGGAAACTTGAACTGAGCAATTTCTGGTTTTTCCTTAATGGTTTCTATTGTCTTAACCGTTTGATCTACTTTATTTGCTCCATTAACCTTCTTTTCCTGTGTCATTTCGTTCCCTCCTCTTTTATTGCCTTAATGGTTGAAAAATCAGGGAAAGTAATTGGATTTTCCTGTTTACCCTCGAATATATCACTATAATAGCATAAATAGAATTAAAAAATAATTTTCTCTCTCTGTTCGAAATGACCGTTTTGCTCGTTTCCGTTAGCATACTACTGTAAAAAAGGAAGACTTTTTAGCACAAACAATTAAAGCCTTCATATTGACTGCCCACAATCAAGACACGGGCAAGTAATAATTTCATTCGGCACCTGCTGCGCTAGCGACAAGGGTCCTCTGAACTGGTTTTTAGAAAACAAACCGTCTTTTTCATTTCCCGTAGTGTGCTTTGCCGACGAAGCAGCAAGTATCATGAAAGAGAAAGGCATTAGGGTTAAAAACATTTTCCGTTTGCCAGTGAACGCGCTTTACTTCAGCACCAATCGTAAAATGTTCAGACCGAAGTTTGTTGAAATCCAGCGGCATTCACTGTTTTTGAATCGGATATCAGACCTGAAGAACGTTTTTAAATGGAACGGTTTATTCATGGTTCAGTAATCGCAAACGGTAGACGTTCTCAGGAACAGGATCAATTAATGAAAATGGTTAATCCTACTGTGAAGGCCACTCATTACACGCCAAAATTTAAAATCATTTCACTTGATATAGAAACAGGCGCTCATACAGGAGAACTTTATTCCATTGCCCTCCATATGGTTGACGGTTCTATCAATAATAAAACAGTCATCATGCTGGACAAATCAAATACTACGGTTTCAGGCAAAACAGATATTGTATTTGTTTCTTCAGAGAAGAAACTATTAGAGGTTTTTCTCTCTACCTTTATTTCATTCGATCCAGATCTTATTATTGGTTGGCATATTGTCGGTTTTGATCTGAAATTTTTAGAGAAGAAGTTTCGTCTGCATCATATTCCCTTTGCGCTTGGCAGAGGAAATAGCCTTATAAAGATTGAAGAGGGTCAAAGAGCAGGAGACTTTGCTCATATTGAAGGGAGGATAGTTATTGACGGACCACCTGCGCTGAGAAATAATTTTTATGCCTTTGAAAACTATAAACTTGAAACAGTTGCCCGGGAACTGTTGGGTACTGGCAAAGATATTGACCAGAGCCAGAACAAGATATCAGAAATTAACAGAATGTTCAAGGAAGATAAGATTGCATTAGCTCAATATAATATTCAGGACTGTGTGCTTGTCACTGATATTTTTAAAAAGACCAATCTCATCTCAATGATCGTTGAAAGAACAAAGGTCTCCGGACTCTTAATGGATAAGATTGGCATGACAGCCAGGGCCTTTGATCACTTTTATCTTCCCAGAGCGCACCGAAAAGGATTTGTCGCCAAAGACAGTATGGACGTCGAACAAGGGGAACAATCCGCCGGGGGACATGTGATAGCGCCAGTTGCTGGCATATATGAACATGTTATCGTTTTAGATTTTAAGAGTCTTTATCCTTCCATAATCAGGACATTCAAAATTGATCCTTTGTCAAGGTTGTTCGGTGAAGAGGAAAAAGGGCATTGTGCCACTCCCTCCGGGCACAGGTTCTCTCAAAACAACCATATCCTTCCAGATTATATTGGCATATTGATGGAGAAACGAGAAGAAGCCAAAAGAGCCAAGAACACGCCCTTGAGTCAGGCCATAAAAATATTAATGAACAGTTTCTATGGAATTATGGGGTCCTATGGCTGTCGTTTTTATCATCCCGATTTACCCAATAGCATCACGTCAACGGGAAGATATCTTTTGACTGAGACGGCAAGCTATTTAGAAAGATTAGGGTATAAGGTGCTTTATGGCGATACGGATTCAGTATTTGTTCAATTGAGGGATAATCAATGTATACATGTTCAAAAACATGCTTCAAATTTAGCACAGGATCTCAATGAGTATTGGAGAAAAAGATTATGGGATGAATTCAAGGTGGAATCTTTTCTAGAATTAGAGTTTGAAATTCATTTCCAGAAACTCTGTCTTCCCATTGCCCGCAACTCGCAGGGAGGAGCGAAAAAAAGATATGTAGGAAAGGTCCAGGACGCACAGGGACAGAGACTCTATTTTGTCGGTATGGAATATGTTCGCTCCGATTGGACAGAGTTATCCAAAAAATTTCAATATCTACTCTATGAAAAACTTTTTAATAATCAGGAAATAGAAACCTTTATTAAAGGCATTGTTAACGATTTAAAAAGTGGGATGTATAATGATGATCTTATTTATTATAAACGGTTGAGGAAAAAGGTTCATGAATATACAAGGAACAAACCCCCTCATGTGAAAGCCGCTCTCATGCTGGGCAAGGAAGTAAAAGAAGTCCGTTATGTTATGACAATGAGAGGCCCTGTTCCTGTTCAACACAATCATGACGATATAGATTTTTCTCATTATATTGAAAAACAAATAAGACCTATTGCCGATTCAGTATTACCTCTCTTAGGAAAATCATTTGATAGCATGTATGGAGGAAAACAGCTCACTTTATTCGAAGTATAAAATTTTCATGGAGAACCCACATTTAAGCCCTATACGTAAACTTAATAAAAAGGTCGATAAACATCTGAGGATTTCAAAATCAAAGAAACAGAAAATAATTTTTCATTAATGTGACTTATATCACCATAACGCCTCATAATCAAGCCGTCCGTATGGACATATCTCAGCGCAGGTTCTTCCGCCAGTGGAAACAGGATATTTTTTAACTATCGATTTTATAGTTGAGTCTCTTTTTGTAATTTGTTATGGTATACAAAAGTTTAATGTAGCGGGCAGTAAAATACCCCCTTGGTTGCCCTTTTTCAACTGTAAAACGTACAAAGGAAAATCTTGCGTTTTTAAGTTCGAGCGTTTTGTTTCTTCAGTGGATGTAATTCCTCAAGAAGTATATTCGTTTATTAATCCCTTATTAAATTTCAGGCTGTTCAAAAAATACTTTTTTTTCACAGCAAATGAAAAACAGAGTAAAAGCTGGTGTAACAACTAAACGAAGAAAATAATTACCGTATCCAGTCAAAATGGATTTTTTCAGGAGGAGAAAAGGATATGAATACAAACCAAGCGTTCGGATCAAATCCCTTAAAGGTAAGGGACACTGATCACTATAAAGAAGAATACGTTCACAGTTTTGTTGAAGAATGGGACCGGTTGATAGACTGGGAAAAACGGGCCGCCAGTGAAGGAGATTTTTTCATCCAGGCACTCAAGGAAAGGGGAGCCAAAAGAGTTTTAGATGTCGCCACCGGCACCGGGTTTCACTCTGTGCGATTGCTAAAGGCTGGCTTCATGGTAACCAGCGTTGACGGGAGTCCGTATATGCTGGCAAAGGCATTTGACAATGCAAAACGCCATGGATTTATCATGCGGACGGTGCAGGCCGATTGGCGCTGGCTTAATCACGATGTACACAACGAATATGACGCGGTTATTTGTCTCGGCAATTCATTTACGCACCTGTTTGCCGAACGGGACCGCAGAAGAGCGCTTGCGGAATTTTACGCCAGGCTTGTGCCTGATGGTGTATTAATTTTAGATCAACGCAATTACGATTCGATTTTAGATAACGGGTTTTCATCAGAGCATACGTATTATTATTGCGGTCAGGATGTCAAGGCGGAACCTGAACATATCGATCCCGGACTTGCCCGATTTCGATATGAATTTCCCAACAAATCAGTATTTCATTTAAACATGTTTCCCCTGCGTGCAGATTACACCCGAAAACTTATCACGGAGGTTGGTTTTCAAAATGTGCAAACCTATGGTGATTTTCAGGAAACATACCATGAAGACGAACCGGATTTCCTGATACATATAGCGGAAAAATACTATACAACGGAAGAAGAAGAAAATGCATAATGATACTGCTGATGTAACGCGCACAACCCAGGAATATTACAACAGCGCTGACGCCGACCGGTTTTACTCGCTTGTCTGGGGTGGGGAAGACATCCATATAGGTATCTATCATAACCAGGAAGATTCAATCTTTGACGCAAGCCGGCGTACGGTTGAAAAAATGTCCACCCTCATACGCGGACATAATAAAGGCGCCACGATCCTGGATATAGGATCGGGTTATGGCGGATCAGCAAGATATTTGGCAAAAAATTTTGGCTACAGGGTCAACTGTCTCAACCTGAGCGAACAGCAAAACACAAGAAACAAGAAACTGAATAAGGAACAACAGTTGGATGACCTTGTTACAGTAGTAGACGGAAGCTTCGAGGCATTACCTTTTCCGGGTACTACTTTTGATATTGTATGGTCCGGAGATGCCATTTTACACAGTGGCAATAAGGAAAAAGTCATAGAGGACGTCTATCGGGTCTTGAAGAAACAAGGCGAGTTTATTTTTACCGATCCCATGCAAAGCGATGACTGCCCGCCCGGGGTGCTTGAGCCTGTTCTGAAACGCATACATCTCAAATCAATGGGGTCGTTTCGATTTTATAGAAACATACTGTTGAATGCTGGTTTTGAAGAAGTTCAAATAATAAACCTGTCAGAAAATTTGATTACACACTATTCAATGGTCCTCAAGGAACTGGAAAAGCGGAGAGAAGAAATTATCACCTCTATTGGCACAGAGTATCTGGACCGTATGCAGGAAGGACTGAAACACTGGATAGATGCCGGAAAAAATGGATATCTGGCCTGGGGCATCCTTCATTTCCGCAAAAAATAAGGTACTTAAACAGAATGGCTTCTATCGTCGCACGTTAGCAAATCTTATAATTCCTTCCGTCGTACTTCCGCCGTACCTTATACAGCAACTGAAAAAGAAAATATCAGGTTCCAGGCCGCCAAAGACCCCACCATTCATTGATACAATTTTAAACAGCGTCTATTTCCTCACTACATATTGTTGAAAAATCCATCATTCCCGTTTTTGCCATTTTTACTATAACACGCATTAAGTTTCTATAAAAAAAATAGTTATGACTGATTTCATTTTTAGAAACCATTTGGAACATCCTTTGTTTCTTTATAGACGTATAAGAAAACTTTCACTTAAAAGACAAGGAGTCTGCCAGACATACAGGTAGCAACGATAAAAGGCAAAGCAAGTCAGCCTGGCAACTCATGAGGTTATGGAAGAACCGGAAAATATAAATAGTACGTATGATTAAAAATCCCGGCCAAAATAGGGGTATGAATTACATTTTTCAAAAATTTTGAAATTCATAAACAGTAACTTCTTTTCTCTATGGCAAAAAATTTCACGACAACAATTTCTGATGAAGAACTTGAGAGACTCCTTGCCAGGGCTGGCCGTGATAAAGCACAAAGAACGTGCCTCAAGTGCGGCGTATCATTTCTCAGTGAGTCAAAAGGAAATCGCATCTGCAGAGATTGTCACGCAAAAAAAGAAAACACCCCGGACGAATACTTCTGCTATTTTACAACCGTGCACAGATTGCCAAAAAAAATACATGGAAACGAATAAGGAGGGTGATGTGAAAATAAATACGTATACCGCAGATGAAATATATGATACAGTGCTTCCTTCATTACATTCCCAGGGATACCTTCCCATCAGCATATTGATAAACGTGGATAACATAGATATAGACGCTGTATGCAAACACGGAAGAGGTAGCCTCCGGAAGGTATACAGAATATTGGGAGAAAATTGCTGGCAGTATGTTAACTCTGAACACACTCGTCTATGCCTTGTCTGTGATGGAACGGAAAGCAGTACCGTTGTGTGTGAAAATTGTAATAAGGAACTTCCCGAACTCTCCGATGAGGAAAGAGCTCTATACCACACCAGGGGCATTGATATTTTCATCGACACCTGTTGTCCCTCTTGCGGCTCCCACTGGACAGTCACGCAAAAAACAAATGAATAATTATTTGTTATCATGCTTTGGAGTTTTTTTGCGATGAAATATGTAATGAAAAACACTGCGGATATTAACCTCATCTATCCCTCCCTGCCACCTGCCGGCGTTAGAATCCGCCCGCGCAACTCTTACAAAGCGCCTACAACAACATCACTGCCTGGTTGAATAATAGCTACAGAAAACTTTTACATTTTTTTGTTTCTATTTTTCGTTGTTGTAAATACTATTAATAGAAACTATTTTGAGATAGTAGTTCGCGCACAGCACCGGCACGGAATCCCATTCATATTTTTTAGTCAACAGTCCTGAATATCAATAGTATCTAAAGAATTATGCCCACGTTAATCCATCAGGAAAAACTATCTGGTGTTGTAGAAAGAGTGACGTTTCACAGCAGGGAAACAGGATGGACTGTCTTAAAGGTGAGTCCGTTCAAAACCCCTGCGAGTATAAAGACGGTTCTCGTTCATCAAGCAACGGTATTTGCCGGTGCAAGCATGGAGTTCCACGGCAATTGGATAACACACCAAAAGTACGGTGAACAATTCAAGGCTGAAAAAGCAATTGAAAAGAAACCCGCATCCGCTGCAGCCCTGGAAAAATACCTGGGATCAGGACTAATAAAAGGCGTTGGCCCTAAAACTGCCCATAAGATAGTTACCTATTTTGGCGATAAAACCCTGGAGATATTTGAAGAAAAAATTGAAGAATTGGTAAATGTCCCTTCTATTGCAGAAAAAAAATTGTCTCAAATCAGGTCTTCCTGGGAGGAGCATAAAGCCATCCGTGACGTAATGATGTTTTTACAATCTCATGGTGTCAGCACATTGTTTTCCGTCAAAATATTTAAAGCCTATGGAAATGATGCAATAGCGATTGTGTCTGAAAACCCTTACAGACTTGCTCGGGATATCCATGGCATAGGATTTTTTTCCGCTGACAGAATAGCGCTTAACATGGAATTCAGAAAAGATGGGAAAGAACGGATTCAGGCAGGCATCAAGCATATTTTAAATCAAAGCCGTGACAATGGACATTGTTATCTTACCAGAGAGCAGATCCTTGATAACACTCAGGAACTGTTACAATTAGAGAATACGGAATTCATACTCCAACTGCTGGATAAACTGTATGAAGAAGGCGAAGTAAAACGGCGTTTTTTAAAAGAGGAGGAAGAGACATCTATTGAGTGTTTTTACTCAAAATCTTTGTACGGTGATGAAGAATATGTATATCGAAAAGTACAGTCCCTGATAAAGAATCTTCGCCCTGTGGACATTGACAGGGTTCAAAGATGGATAGATACCTATTGCGCAAAATATACCATCGCTTTAAGTGATGAGCAACATGCCAGTATTATTGCAATCGTACAAAAATCCTTTTCAATATTAACCGGCGGCCCGGGTTGCGGGAAAACAACAACAACCAGAGTACTTGTTAAACTTTTAGAGGCCATGAAGAAAAAAATACTATTAACCGCACCAACAGGAAGGGCCGCGCAACGGATGACCGAGGTTATCGGAATAGAATCAAAAACAGTTCATCGGCTGCTGGAGTGGGAACCACAAAAAGGCGGCTTCAAAAAAGGAGAGGAACATCCTCTTCACGCCGATTTCCTGATTGTTGATGAATGTTCCATGCTTGATATCACCCTTGCCGCTTCGCTCCTCAAAGCAGTTCCTGATACTTGCCAGGTACTCTTTATCGGAGACCCCGATCAGCTTCCTTCGGTTGGCGCCGGCGCCGTTCTCCGGGACTTACTATCAAGCGGAGTAGTACCCCATTCTAAACTTACAAGAATATTCCGGCAGGCAGAACAGTCAGACATTATTACCTTTGCGCACCAAATAAACAAAGGAATAACGCCAAAGATATTTTCCCCTTTGGCAGCGCCTGATTTATGGGAGAAATCAACGGACTGCCTCTTTATTGATTCGGATGAAGCTACACAGGATCAACTGAAATTTATCATGCGTTCAAAACACATTATCTCAAAAACCATAAAGGAAAAGAAATCGCATTATATACAAATAGAAGATACCGTTGTAGGGCAATTGAGGGAAGCAGATGGATCCATACAAGTTGATGAATTATGTATACCTGCACGTGAAAACAGTGAAAACACAACTATCCCGGTTTTTTCAGTTCCAAAGAAATTCAAGTATGTAAATTTGGAAACCCTTTCTTCCACATCAGATGGAATAGAAGAGCTAATGACTGTCTTAAAAACAATCCATCCGTGGTCTTCACTACACTATGGTTATACCGCAATTGATACTATTCGTAGATTATATACAAAAACCATCAAAGACAAACTGGGGAATACGTGTGAAGTTCAAATTTTAACACCTCAAGTTCGGGGAAGCCTGGGCGCTGTAAACCTTAATACAATGATACAGGAAGCTGTAAATCCGGCCTCAGAGGGCAAGGGTCAATTCAAAATAGGGGAAAGGGTCCTCAGAGAGGGTGATCGGATTATTCAAACCAGAAATAATTACGATCTCAGTGTTTTTAACGGAGATATTGGAAGAATCGTCAGTATTGATCCTGAGGATTATTGTTGTAAGGTTCAATTTGGGGATCAGAGTAGAATCGTAACCTATCAGAAAGAGGATTTGACTGAACTATCTCTTGCATACGCGATCACGATTCATAAATCGCAAGGAAGCGAGTTTGATGCCGTGATACTACCGGTAACAACACAGCATTTTAAGATGCTTTTTAGAAATCTTATTTATACCGGATTGACAAGAGCAAAAAAACTTGCTGTTTTCGTTGGCAGCAGAAAAGCGTTGGTATTAGCGGTAAAAAGTATCGATAATCGGAAAAGACAAACGGCGCTTGAACAATTATTAAAACACAACAAGTGAATCTTTATCCATAGTTCTGTCCGGATACCCATCTTTTATTCATTGTTCGTATTCTTATTTCAGTCTTTATTCAACCATACCCCTGATATCCAGTCTAAAAGGTGAAACAGAATAAGCCCTTTCACAGATAAATGGTTGGTCCCCTTTATAGCCGACGCCACACTTATGATCCATTATACAAGTCCAGCACCTCTTGGTCACTCAGCGCACGGTTATAAATGCGCACCTCATCAATGCCCCCCTGCCACCTGCCACCATTAGAGTCCGCCCGCGCACCCAGACGCAGGTTTATGCCTGCTTGATACGCTATGGCTGCAGGAATACCCGTGGTACCCTCCGCGGCCATTGCCCCGTTTATATAAACCCGCACTTGTTGTGAGGGACTGAATACCCCAACCACATGGGTCCACCTGTTGAGGTTATCGGCAAAAAAGTCATCGATAGCCACCGATGCGGAACTCCCCAAACTATCATGCACCCTGAACAGTATCCGGTCTGCCGAACCATAATCAAGACCCAATGACCATCCGCGCCTGAGCGAGGCATTACTGTCCCAGTCATACGTCGCGGCAATGATACGGCCCGTGCCACTGGGCGCAGCTGTCGGATATACCCAGGCGCTTACCGTGAGCTCTCCCGTAATGCCTAAATTTGTAGGAAAATCTACCGAGTCATCTACCCCGTCAAAACTCAGGCCTGCCCCGGATATCCCCGAGGACCAGGCAGCGCCGTTTATGGCGCCATCATTCCCGTTGCCCGTGGAATCCGTTGCTTCAGGACCACTTCCCTCATTGAATTCATACTGGGCCTGGAGGTCAGGATCGGGGACCGGCAAAGAGAACTGGTTGTAGAGGTCAAGCACCTCCTGATCACTCAGCGCCTGATCGTAGATACGGACATCATCAATACCCCCCTGCCACATGCCCCTGGTCACCGTATCCGCCCTCATCCCCAGCCTCAAGTTTACCCCTCCAGCGTACGCTATTGCAGCAGGAATATTTGTGACATCCAAAGAGACCATTATCCCATTCACGTACAGCCGTGTATGTTCTGAGGGACTGAATACACCGACCACATGGGTCCACCGGTTGAGATTGTCGGCAAAAAAGGTATCGATAGCCACCGATGCGGAACTCCCCGAACTATCATGCACCCTGAACCGTATCCGGTCATCTGATCCGGAATCAAGACCCAGCGACCATCCTCGCCTGAGCGCCGCATTATTGCTCCAGTTATACGTCGCAG
Above is a genomic segment from Candidatus Brocadiaceae bacterium containing:
- a CDS encoding MBL fold metallo-hydrolase, which gives rise to MKSMQFGTFEIFSVSDSPICLDGGAVFGIVPRVFWERIYPPDDKHRIQVSLQSLLVVTKRHTILIDTGVGSKLDAKYYKIYGIDKNITLLKSLSRLGYQPQDIDIVINTHLHFDHAGGNTYIRDDGKTQPTFPKATYFIQKGEMDDALHPNERTRASYLPDDFVPIADSRQLGMVDDETAEVDKGVSLIRTGGHTRQHQCVRIESEGQTAFFLADLVPTVAHLQLPYIAGYDLYPLTTLEQKRNILEQAHKERWLLIFQHDPKTLMGYLKKTEKGFEIEEGKTC
- a CDS encoding OsmC family protein encodes the protein MVFELMEPPGPAWRNLGANPVEYLLVALSGCLTTSLVAHAAAKGIEIKGVESRFEGDLDLRGFLGISEDVPVEYQKISVYFKIDADLSVDKKEELIKMAQKYSPVFNSISKPVAVSVQLDKT
- a CDS encoding DNA polymerase II, which codes for MERFIHGSVIANGRRSQEQDQLMKMVNPTVKATHYTPKFKIISLDIETGAHTGELYSIALHMVDGSINNKTVIMLDKSNTTVSGKTDIVFVSSEKKLLEVFLSTFISFDPDLIIGWHIVGFDLKFLEKKFRLHHIPFALGRGNSLIKIEEGQRAGDFAHIEGRIVIDGPPALRNNFYAFENYKLETVARELLGTGKDIDQSQNKISEINRMFKEDKIALAQYNIQDCVLVTDIFKKTNLISMIVERTKVSGLLMDKIGMTARAFDHFYLPRAHRKGFVAKDSMDVEQGEQSAGGHVIAPVAGIYEHVIVLDFKSLYPSIIRTFKIDPLSRLFGEEEKGHCATPSGHRFSQNNHILPDYIGILMEKREEAKRAKNTPLSQAIKILMNSFYGIMGSYGCRFYHPDLPNSITSTGRYLLTETASYLERLGYKVLYGDTDSVFVQLRDNQCIHVQKHASNLAQDLNEYWRKRLWDEFKVESFLELEFEIHFQKLCLPIARNSQGGAKKRYVGKVQDAQGQRLYFVGMEYVRSDWTELSKKFQYLLYEKLFNNQEIETFIKGIVNDLKSGMYNDDLIYYKRLRKKVHEYTRNKPPHVKAALMLGKEVKEVRYVMTMRGPVPVQHNHDDIDFSHYIEKQIRPIADSVLPLLGKSFDSMYGGKQLTLFEV
- a CDS encoding methyltransferase domain-containing protein: MNTNQAFGSNPLKVRDTDHYKEEYVHSFVEEWDRLIDWEKRAASEGDFFIQALKERGAKRVLDVATGTGFHSVRLLKAGFMVTSVDGSPYMLAKAFDNAKRHGFIMRTVQADWRWLNHDVHNEYDAVICLGNSFTHLFAERDRRRALAEFYARLVPDGVLILDQRNYDSILDNGFSSEHTYYYCGQDVKAEPEHIDPGLARFRYEFPNKSVFHLNMFPLRADYTRKLITEVGFQNVQTYGDFQETYHEDEPDFLIHIAEKYYTTEEEENA
- a CDS encoding methyltransferase domain-containing protein; protein product: MHNDTADVTRTTQEYYNSADADRFYSLVWGGEDIHIGIYHNQEDSIFDASRRTVEKMSTLIRGHNKGATILDIGSGYGGSARYLAKNFGYRVNCLNLSEQQNTRNKKLNKEQQLDDLVTVVDGSFEALPFPGTTFDIVWSGDAILHSGNKEKVIEDVYRVLKKQGEFIFTDPMQSDDCPPGVLEPVLKRIHLKSMGSFRFYRNILLNAGFEEVQIINLSENLITHYSMVLKELEKRREEIITSIGTEYLDRMQEGLKHWIDAGKNGYLAWGILHFRKK